A genomic stretch from Bos mutus isolate GX-2022 chromosome 4, NWIPB_WYAK_1.1, whole genome shotgun sequence includes:
- the LOC138987553 gene encoding histone H4-like: protein MSGRGKGGKGLGKGGAKRHRKVLRDNIQGITKPAIRRLARRGGVKRISGLIYEETRGVLKVFLENVIWDAVTYTEHAKRKTVTAMDVVYALKRQGRTLYGFGG, encoded by the coding sequence ATGTCTGGACGCGGCAAAGGCGGCAAAGGTCTGGGGAAAGGCGGCGCTAAGCGCCACCGTAAGGTTCTGCGCGACAACATCCAGGGCATCACTAAACCTGCTATCCGCCGCCTGGCTCGTCGTGGTGGTGTGAAGCGCATCTCTGGGCTCATCTACGAAGAGACCCGTGGGGTCCTGAAAGTGTTTCTGGAGAACGTGATCTGGGACGCGGTCACCTACACCGAGCATGCCAAGCGGAAGACAGTCACCGCTATGGACGTGGTCTACGCTCTCAAGCGCCAGGGCCGTACTCTCTACGGCTTTGGCGGTTAA